Sequence from the Schistocerca americana isolate TAMUIC-IGC-003095 chromosome 11, iqSchAmer2.1, whole genome shotgun sequence genome:
tacaagcttcttttatgattcttgaaccaagtgttagctatgattaagttatgctctgtgcaaaattctacaaggcggcttcctctttcaatccttcccctcaatccatattcacctactatgtttccttctctcccttttcctactgacgaattccagtcacccatgactattaaattttcgtctcccttcactacctgaataatttcttttatctcgtcatacattgcatctatttcttcatcatctgcagagctagttggcatataaacttgtactactgtagtaggcatgggctttgtgtctttcttggccacaataatgcgttcactatgctgtttgtagtagctaaccagcactcctatttttttattcattattaaacctactcctgcattacccctacttgattttgtatttataaccctgtaatcacctgaccaaaagtcttgttcctcctgccaccgaacttcactaattcccactataactttaacctatccactgccctttttaaattttctaacctacctgcccgattaagggatcggacattccacgctccgatccgttgaacgccagttttctttctcctgataacgacgtcctcctgagtagtccccgcccggagatccgaatgggggactattttacctctggaatattttacccaagaggacgacatcatcatttaatcatacagtaaagcagcttgtcctcgggaaaaattatggctgtagtttccccttgctttcagccgtctgcagtaccagcacagcaaggccgttttggagtCAACAGTACTGTTCATAATAGTTTACCTACTTTTctgtattattatttataattactTCTACTCatgcattactcctatttcattttgtgttgataactCTGCACCCACCTAACCAGAAATGTTGTTCTTCCTGCCATGCAccacactaattcccaccatatcgaacttcaacttatccatttctgATTTCATGTTCTCTGACTCACCTAATCAATCAAGGGACTTAACATTCCACACTCTCACTTACAGTGATATTGTTTCTTTCCCCTGATGATATCCACCAGAGTAGCCCCCTCCCAGAGATCTTATTGGGAGGCTATATTGCTactagaatattttacccaattggATGTCATTATCATTAAACTATACAGCAGAGCACCATGTCCTctggaattgcaaaataatttcccTAGCATATGGTATGGTTGTGGCTGGTACCTGTACTACTAGAAAGACCGGCCATCCATCTTCATTAACCTCATGTTAGCGTGTGGACTCTCCGTAGATATCCTTCCATTGCAGTTTTATATACTGTATGTCTCCCAGTTTCATTAAGGCAGGCATGTCACTTCACTTTGGCAAGATAAATGTTTAATATGGTAAGTGGGTGCCACACAACTGAAACATGTCAAATAACTTAGCTATTACCAAAACGTCACAAAATTAGGAAATCATGACATTGTGCCGTGGAGATGCTGATAGACTTTTTAGTAGTACACTAAATATCATATATTCTCACAACACTATAGTAAGTTTTTGTTTATCATAAGTTATTTTTCAGACGTTACACAGCAATTAAGAAGGGCTGGTAGAAATGAGGCAACACATTCTTGAGGAAAATTATGAATAACTAAAATGGTAAGATGCAGTTAAGAGATATAATATTAAACTGAAGTTCATAAGGGTTAACAGCATGTGTTACTGCTCACGTAATCAATCTTGACATGATGCCATAAGTCCCAAATATCACAAGCTTTGTTGTGGGATTTCATTGTGTCATTTAAAGGACAAGAACTCTATGAGAAATATCAGAAAGCTGTATATGAATCAGGAACATATGTGTTGCAACAATTCTACCAGCTTGAACCATGACTGTCCAGCAAAAGACTAGGATATTTGCTGTGTCATTCACTTTCGTTATGAGAAGGTTGTTCCAATGGGACATCTTGGTATATTCAGTGTTGGAAGTTTCACTAGCAATGTCTTCAAGAACACATTTGATGATGGCTTGAGGGTTGTGGCAACTGATGGGGGGGTGTTACTTGATGTTCTACTCTATCCCAAAAGAACTAGATAGAAAATACTTGAAACCTACACCACCACCATACTCACTGGAGAAAAAACATATAAGATAATAACTGTCCAAATAATGAGACTTGGCACTTTCAGAGCATCAGGTACAAATACCCTATATCCCATGAATCACATGTGATGCAAATATTGATGGTTTTGTGATGGAACCATAAAGTTCCACAGTGAAAACCTTCAAATTGTCATCTCCCTAATGCCTTGTAGTAATAACACAAAAGCTTATCATTGGTTTAATTACTATTATACTGCAATGGAAAATTCATGTTTTGATAGCACATGTTGAGTAAATGAAACTTTTTATCTGTAGAAGATCACTGTATTTCATGCGAGTCACTTTGTAAATGTTTCAATACTCCCATGCTGTCAGGGCACAGTATCTGACTGGTTTCCAGTGGGGGTAAGGACAGCTGGATGGGCAACCTGTATTATTTGCTGTCTGTGAGGGATAAGTGAGGATTGAGATCAGACACTAGCTGTATGAATTCTTAGGGCAGTTACTCAATGATAACAATAGATTTTGTTTTGATTTGCCAAGATCCTCTTTTGCAAGAAGCATTGCTAATATTGCCCTAAAATTTTGCCAGCCATTTCATTTGTAGGAGATATTAATGTCAGTAATATGCAGGTGTAATACCAGCATCTCCTGGTGCGTTGTGAGATGAGCTATGTCTTCTGATTACAAGTGCTAGAATTTACTTCAGCACAGTTATTTATTTTCTCACAACTAATCTCTAATCCTGCTTCATTATAATTGTAACCTACACACATAGGTATGTCAAAAGGTCACTGAGGTGGGTACCACATGGAGCAAACAGAGGATTGTTTTACCATCTGGAGATATTCAAAATTGCTTACATCTTGCCAGACTATGGTTATTGCAAGGTAGATTCACCACACTGTTGGTGCACTTGTCCTGTTGTGGAAGTGAGTGTCAACCCACAGTATTCACCTCGCGCAAAGCATGGTGATAGTTCCAATGTTGTTCATCTACAGTGAATATTTAGCCCAGAACAGCTGTCTACGTCATTTCTTTTGTCTGCTGGCTCAACAAAAGTATGAGTAATGATGAGGAGGATTTACTATTGTTGTGATAGCCCATGAAACTGCTGTATCAGTCAGGAACAAATCTAAAAACCTGAGGGGAGAAAAGGAGATAGCTCAGACAGGGTGGAtgtaatgccacaagaaacctagaTATGACTTTTTATTTTCAAGTAGTGCCACATAACAGCTGAACTAGAAGGAAAATTTCCGCTTTATGTGAGAAAGCAATCTTGCCTGTTCTACTGAACCCAGGCGAAAATGATACATTGCACAATAATTACTGTAAGGTGTAAGCCAAATGACAAGAAAAATTCGATCAGCATGTGGCATACTTCGTCTGTAGAATCCAAGAAACTGCGCACCCACATCCAGTGTACATTTGAAGGATATTGCTCCACCCTGAGAATGTGAATGGCTGGAATACACTGCCTTTCCCTTATCTGATATGTGGGAAATATGTGTAATTGTGGCTGTGTCCTCCTTGTATATGTTTACATAGGAGTGTTCGGGAAAGTCAGTGCCTGCCATCTATGCTATCTGTAAGCTTTGAAAGTGGGAGGTGTTTTCAGCCACGTTGATTATGGGCACACCAGGCATCTACTCTTATAATCCGGCAGATGTGGAAGCGACTGTATAAGAAATATACCTACATAGGGCATACCCAAAAGGGTATTCAACATACAGTACTGTAGTCAGTGGGATACAATATTCTACATTAACTTAGTGTCTGATGATTTTAGACAGCCTTTTGTAGCCTTTAATGTAAACTTATGTCATAACCTTACCACAACTATATGAGGTGCAGTATATCCAAGAAAACGAAGATTAACAATCTGCAGCACAACTGAGATCATGATTATTTTGTTCAGAGCTTTTAAGGCTAACCTCTATGAGCGAACTCAAGACAGAAATATTTCTTAAAATGTTTCTCTGCATAGCCATCTACggcagcaaaatttcagtttttgatGTAATCAAACTGTAATGTTTCGCTGTCATTGGTTACTTGAAACCACATATCCATCAAAAGACAAAACAGTCAAAAGCAGCAATCAGGATAGAATAATAGCATGCAAGTATGTGCATGCTCCTACACACCCACAGCCATATCCACACTCCAATGACCTCATTGGGAAGCTCAAAGATGTCCAGTTCTATTGTGATGGAATGGGGTAGCTGCAGGTGGAATGATTATACCCAGATATCACACGGGTAGACCATGCGCCTACTGCCATCACTTGCTCGCAGGAGACTATGGTAGGATGGACTGTACATGATTTGTGCTGATGTCACCATTGATAGGGGTGTGTGATTCAGTTGAGGCTGTATTGAAACTCCAGGGGACCAGGAGTTGTGAAGATACTATCGAATGGGAGGCTGTAACTGCATTGGCATCCTGCCTGACAGACAATATGTCAATTAGAAAGGGCTAAACATAAGCTGTGCTGCTAACAACGCACTCTAAATTCGgaataatttgtgtgtgtcattcacatttgttcatcagtctggaaatTTATGTATGTGTTCGTGTACAGGTGTTGTCCACCTGGTTGATGGCCATACTACCTAGCCAATAATAAATGTGATGTTTGTGGTAGTTGGGGATTCATTTGGAATCAAATAAAATGCCATGCTTAATTGCTTTGTGAAATAAATTTATCATGAGTGCTTTCAAGAATTTATACTCTAAGCTCAAAGTGTTCTCCAAAACAAAGAAAGATCCACTTGGAGAgagtgatttatttttattttaaaatcattgatttctcttttcttttcctttatttttgggaGGAAACTGTTACGTCAAGAACTGAGGGATATTATATctaataaaagtaataatttgatctaaaagattgttgaacagtattttaaaaatattacaagACTTTTTTAAACAACAGTACCTACTAAAAAATTAGGAAACCCAGTCAGCACTGAATGAGACTGGTCGTTATTGAATTTCCTGTGATCATTTGCCTTATAAAAATTCTATTGCTCTGgcagaatgtcatgataattttaaATCACTTACATGTACTGAATAAGTTATCTGTGACACCCATACATTTTTTCTTTCGGTTTATAGTCCCTGATTCTGTGGATGGTGAAATACTGCTTTTTGTATCATGTAAATCAACATTTCACACCTCTTTTCTCCTTCCTCAGTTTCATTCAAAGTGCTGGTGACAGCTGTAACGTTTCGTATCAAGAAGCATTACATCAAGGACTAGTCGATGACGATCAGAAGATAGATACAGAGATGTTAACAGATTTCAGTATGTCTCATAACTATACCAAGTTACGGACTTCACATGAAGACAGCTTATGTGGCACTAGATTAAGTTGTAGCATCAGGGAAAAGGAATTCCATAAGTTTAACTGTAGTTTCTGCCTACAGAGCTTCCCTTCAAAATACAGACTCATAATGCATATCTTCATCCACATGGATGGTGTGCAGGCACCTGCATATGTGTGTAAGTCATGTGGTGAGGTATTGCCCACTGATGACAGCTTGAAAGAACATTTGAGAATGAGTGAGGGTGACCAAGCATTATCAGCTGCCAACAGTGAGAAACTTGAATGCAGTGATTACCATGAAAACATCATCTCCTTAGAAAGTGTACGAGAAGAAATCGTGGAACAGACTGAGAAGCAATCTTCATCCAAGGAAACCACGAAAACTTTAAGGAAATCCTTTAGTGACACAAGCAATACACATACTGTGACACAAGTTGCAGAGCAACTCAGATGTGATGACTATGGAATTTTGTGTACAAGTGATCATGTTAATGTCCACACTGTGCTAAGTGCAAAGAGACGTCACAAATGTGATGTTTGTGGCAAATTGTTTAATCGTTCAAATAGTCTCAAGGTACACGAATTAATACACACGGGAAAGAGACCCCACGAATGCCATGTTTGTGGAAAATCGTTTACTCAGTCGAGCCATCTCAAAAGACATGAATTAATACATACAGGAAAGAGACCCCATGAATGCGGTGTTTGTGGAAAATCGTTTATTCTTTCGGGCAGTCTGAAGGCTCACGAATTAATACACACGGGAAAGAGACCCCACGAATGCCGTGTTTGTGGAAAATCGTTTACTCAGTCGAGCAATCTCAAAAGACATGAATTAATACATAAAGGAAAGAGACCCCATGAATGTGGTGTTTCTGGAAAATCGTTTACTCAGTCGGGCCATCTCAAGACCCAAAACGTAATACACACAGGAAAGAGACCCCACGAGTGCGATGTTTGTGGAAAATCATTTACTCAGTCGGGCCATCTCAAGAGGCATTTGTTGACACATATTGGAAAGAGACCCTACAAATATAGTGTTGCGTAAATCGTTTCCTCAATGGGGCAGTCTCAAGAAACACGAATTAATACACACTGAACAGGGACCACACAGTCAATGTTGGTGGCAAATCGTTTTCAGAACTGGGTCATCTGAAAATACACGCAGGAATGAGCCCCTACAAATATGATACTTGCGGCAAATATTTTTCTTACTCTGGTAATCTCAAGGAAACATTAGTACACACCGGTAAACGACCACACAAATGTAGTATTTTTGGCAAATTGTATAAAAACTCGAGTAACCTCAAGAAACAGCTATCACTACACACTGAAAAGAAGGCTACACAGATGTGATATTTGCTGGGAATCTTTTAATCCGGTCTATCATCTTTAGAAGCATGCAATAATACACATTACGTAGAGACCACTCAAAGTATTGTTGAGGTCTGTAGACTTAAACATGTTCAAAGGAGAGCACAAGTGCGTTATGAATATTGTTCGCATGTGCTACagaaaggtcacaaaaaatacGACAAATCCGTTTTCACAGCTTCATGTTCAAAGAAGTTGCATACTAAATACATTATATGAAGCACACATTGCAATTTTTTGTTATAAATGCTCCATGCTATAACGATCTGTCTACCAGAAATTGGTGCATTGAGAGATATGTTACTTGTTTGAGTAGAAGTCCTATGCAGTAATCACGACTCCATATTCTTCAAGAGAATTTACCAGTATGTTGCTAATTATTTGAAAGAAACTGCCATTTCAATATTCATGATGCTGTAGGCAGTACCCAGGCGACAGCATAAATGTGTTTATTACACATCCATCACTCAGGCTATTTTTCTCAACGATGGAGAAAGATACAAAAATATCATGATTATGCAAACATGTTACTGAGGTATGCCTTCTTAATAGTAATGCTGTTTGTGTGATCAAAATTTGCACACATGTGAACTATCTGTGCTACTTCTACATTaggaaataactgatggtggcaagTATGCAGAGATCAGGCAAAAATTGTAATCATCTGCCTAGTAGCACTTTCAGACTGCAATACAACAGTGCTTCTGTATGGTATGGACTCATTAGTACTCTGTTAGTTTTCCACTAGTAAATTGGACTATATGTCTACACACACCTCACACAGTTCCCATTTACTGCAGGCTATCAGTTTGTTGCTGTGTAGTTGGTGTGCAATAGCATCCCAAATtcgtttcataatgatttaatgagGTGGGAAAGACAACAGTGTGAGCTATCATGATGCTCAAACCATTACAGTGTGATTCTGACCTTGTGATTGTGACCAGGGAATACATCAACCATTAAGTGACACAGAGGCTGCAATTATGTTCGTGTTCTCCACATCTGTCATGGTGCTTCCAATTATGACCAGCTGTTTCTTGGCGTCTCATATGAATATCCCCTATAGCATGACATTGCCCCCAACTTTCTGCACCTGTTGTGTTGTGCATGTGTTGAACGACTGTTCATCTGGGTGATGGCACATCAGGGCACAACCATTGACCTGGTCCACAAGAAATGTCACTTATCCCAACACGTGACACATCTTTATTGGTATGCAGTCCAATCTCAATTATCCCATTtgtattactatagtaactgacaaTGTTGTTAGATCAACATGGGAATACAAAGCTGTTATATAACTTGGGGCCTCATGTTCAACAGTGTCTGCTGAATAGCTTGAAACTCATGTGCCTGCTCAAGCATTTTCTCCTGTCTCCACAGATTGCCATCAATCCCATTTTACAGAGCAGCTAGGTTCTGATCTCCTTGTTCTAGGTAATGCATGGTAATCCTACAACCTTTTGTCAACTTGTGGATATACCATCTTTCAAAGA
This genomic interval carries:
- the LOC124554005 gene encoding zinc finger protein 418-like isoform X1 yields the protein MDSKGTSWLKKEKNEVYAEPGSFVQLHTSTMKLKEELDEKVNQQFLEGPLKIVMPSLHIKQDLELKQEDGIERDCLEDNLVISWPNDFIKEDPELNLEVAASIRNASDSLSFIQSAGDSCNVSYQEALHQGLVDDDQKIDTEMLTDFSMSHNYTKLRTSHEDSLCGTRLSCSIREKEFHKFNCSFCLQSFPSKYRLIMHIFIHMDGVQAPAYVCKSCGEVLPTDDSLKEHLRMSEGDQALSAANSEKLECSDYHENIISLESVREEIVEQTEKQSSSKETTKTLRKSFSDTSNTHTVTQVAEQLRCDDYGILCTSDHVNVHTVLSAKRRHKCDVCGKLFNRSNSLKVHELIHTGKRPHECHVCGKSFTQSSHLKRHELIHTGKRPHECGVCGKSFILSGSLKAHELIHTGKRPHECRVCGKSFTQSSNLKRHELIHKGKRPHECGVSGKSFTQSGHLKTQNVIHTGKRPHECDVCGKSFTQSGHLKRHLLTHIGKRPYKYSVA